Genomic DNA from Leptospira hartskeerlii:
GGGAGGGGTCGAAGTTTCGGCCCCTCCTTTCTTTTTGGAACAAGTTCTCAAATTCTTTATCCAAAAAGTTTCGAATTAGATTGAATAGTTTCCTGAAAAGAGAAACCTTGCCCGCATTGAAGAGAATTTTCTAATATGTCATTCACCAGATACAAAGACAAAAAAGTATTTATAACAGGCGGTTCCGCAGGTATAGGCAAAGGAATTGCAATCCAATTAGCGAAGGCGGGAGCAAGTGTAATCGTTTCTGCCAGAGGAAAATCTAATTTAGAAAAAACTGTGCAGGAATTAAAGGCTGTAGGAGCTCCAACAGCAGTATTTGGCTTCGCAGTTTTGGATGTTTCCGACAAAAAGGCTCTCGAAAAAGAAGCCAAAAAGGCAATCCAAACTTTAGGGGGATTAGACCTCTTAATTTGTAGCAGCGGCTTTGCAAAAGCGGGAGAAGCTTCCGACCTGGAAGACGAAGTTTATAGAAATCTAATGGATGTAAACTTTTTCGGTCATGTGAACAGCGCGCTCGCTTTTAATGACCATTTTGCTAAACAAAAAAGCGGAGAGATCGTATTTTTAGCCTCTACTCTCGCGTTCTTTTCCATCTACGGATACGGAGCTTATTCTGCGAGTAAGTTTGCGATAGTCGGTTTTGCACAAGGTTTCCGCCAAGAGATGATGCTTCATGGAGTAAAAGTAAAATTATTTCTTCCTCCTACAACAGACACTCCCGGTTTGGAAAAGGAAAATACTGACAAACCTGAATTAAGTAAGGAAATTGAGATGGGTTCTGCATTAAACAAAGTGCATGCAATCGATTCAGTAGCAAAGGCAATCTTAAAATGGATACCGAACAAAAAGTTCATCGGCTATACAGGCTGGGATTCTTGGCTCCAATATTTTCTATTTAGGCATTTTCCTGAATTCAGCATTAAGCTTACTGATTCTGAATTAAAGGCAGCACAATCCAGACTATACAAGAAAAAACAAAAAGATAGAAATGCAGTATAGAGAATTTTGCTCTGACGAAAATAAAATACTATACAAAATCACTCACCTAAATAGATCCTGAAATCTCAGTCTATTTTTGTAGGAACATAGATGTCCTCATCTATGGGAAGACGGTGCAATTCCGTCACGGTACCCGCCGCTGTAAGAGGGACAAAAGGCACAAGATGTCACTGGGCGTAAAAGCCTGGGAAGACGTGCTGAGTAGGACGATCTCGAGTCAGAAAACGACCTTACAAAAATCCTGAAGCTACGTGATCAGTCTCGGATGTAAGACGCTTACGTAACTAAACTCAACATTTTTGTTCATGCGATGCTTAGGCTCATTCTTTTGTGCTTTAATATCGCTTATATCTTGTTAGGCGAAGATCTCTTAGGAGGGATTTTTATGCGCTCGATTTCCGTTTCGAAGGATTTTTCGGGAGCCAGACTATGGCTTAGAACTTCCGTTCTGGTTTTAGTAGGGTTTCTTGCTTTTTCTACGATCTATGCAGTAGGCTTGGAACCGATGGTGTATTTGCACGATACTTTTCATGATATAAGACATTCGACAGGCTTTCCATGCCATTAAGATCAGGATTTTCTGATATATTGCGGGCTGGGTTATTTTCCGGTCTGGTATCAGGTTTTGTTTTAGGGATCCTGGTTTGCATTTGGAATCTTCCGTTGATTTTAGAAGCGGAGAAGTTTGAATCTAAATCTGCATCAGAAAATTCCAATTCAGGTCATACGCATGCACATTCCGCGCATGTAGAAGCCCATTCTCATGCAAAAGTGAAAACTTCTTCCTCTGAAGATATTGAAGGTGATAAACTTTTGCAAAAAAGAAATCTTGGAACAGTAATCGGCTCAGTTCTATTAGGAATTTCTTTTGGAGTTCTAGTTTCTCTTTGGATGACCTTCTTTCCTCCGAACGGATTTTTACAAAACCCTTCCCAATCCAAAACGATCATCCTAAGCATTCTATTTACGATCGGTGGATTTTTAATCTTCTTTGGGATCCCATTTTTAGGACTACCTCCTGAATTACCAGGTAGAGCTTCCAGTGCATACGATTATCCCGAAAGACAAGCTTGGTGGTATATATGCGTCGGTTCTAGTTCAGTTGGCGTTTTAGCATCTCGATTAATTCTATCTTATTTAAATATCCATAATAGATTAAAATGGGTTTTCGCTATCATACTTTTCCTTTTCTTCGTAGGACTTCCATTCTATCTTGGCGCGCCTAAAATTTCTGAAAACTTTGCCGCTCCAAAAGAATTAAGGATACAGTTCGAATATGTAACCCTACTTACGAATCTACTCTTCTGGTTTCTATTATCTTCTTTATTTTTCTTATTTTGGAAACCGAGGCAGGTATTGGGGTTCAAATGAAGCCTGAAATTGCGGTTTTGGTATTAGGTCATGGAAGCAGGGAAGAAAATTCCAATTTGGAATTTGTTTCCTTGGTTGAGGCCTATTCACTTACTCGTCCGGATCTGAAAATATCACATGCTTATGTGGAACTTGCAAAACCCGATTTGGAAACCGCGTTGAAGGAATTATGCGGAGAATATTCGAATATTATAATATTTCCCCTATTTTTGTATACTTCAGGTCATGTCAAAAATGATATCCCAATTGTCTTAGATAGGATTAAGTTCGATTTTCCAACTCATTCCTTCAAAATTGCAAGCAGCTTAGGTATTCATTCTAAGATGGTGTCCTTACTTAGAAAGCGTGCAGAAGAATTTCTACCTCTAAACGTAGAACAATCCTCTAAAACAGGAGTGATCATAGTAAATAGAGGTTCTTCCGATCCGGATGCAAATGGAGATTTTTATAAGACAGTTAGATTGTTCCAAGAAGGAAATTTTTTCTCATTTGTTCTTCCTTCATTCATTGGAATAACAAGCCCACTTCTGCCGGATACCTTGGAGATGGCTTCCAAGTTAAGACCGGAGAGACTTCTGGTGGTCCCCTACTTTTTATTCGGAGGAAAATTGATCCAAAAAATTTCCTCCTTGGTCCAAAACTTCTCCGAAAAATTTCCTTGGATCAAAACCGAAGTTTCTTCCTATTTAGGCCCAGATCCTGAACTATTCTCCGTCATTGATGAAAGGATACAAGATTGTATCTCCGGAAAATTATCTCTTCCTTGTGATACCTGCGAATACAGGACACAACTTCCAGGTCTTTCTAAAAAAGTAGGAGGATTAAAGGCGCTCCTTTGGAGTATCCGCCATTTGGAAACTCATAACCAGGCGGCTCCTCATCTATTCCCTCATCGTAATTTACAAAAACATATATTTGTTTGTGAGAATATAGACTGCGCAAGCAAAGGAAGTTCTGCCTTAGTCTCACGAATTAGATCCATTTTAAAGGTACAAGGAAGACAATCGGATTTTAAAATTTCACGCTCTTCATGTATGGGGAGATGCGGAGAAGGTCCAGTAGTTGTAGTCTATCCAGACGGAGTTTGGTATCAAAAAGTTAGCGTGGAAGATGCGGAAGATCTGGTTTCGGAACATCTTTTACAAGATAGACTCGTTTCTCGTTTAGTTGATAATATTATGCAATAGGAATATAGTATGGCTTGTCATGAAATAGCGGCATTAAGATTAGGTATGATGAATGTTCTTGGAATCAAGGATGAATCGGTTATCGAACATGAAAAGAATGAAATAGGAACTGAGGCTCTCTCTTCTCCCGGTCCAATCCAGTCTTTGACGAATTCGAATAATTTCGGCGATCTAATCCGGTTTTTCGAAGCAAGTTTGGTAGAATTAGAACAAACAATTTCTAAGCTTCCTTCTGGAGATCCTAAATCGGGATATTATACTTCTCTTTTAATACTTACCAAAAAGGTGGAATTGGACCTAAAGAACTCCGCCAAAGCATTCCAAACTTTATACATGGACTTAGAAGAAATGCACGACTTTGTGCATGAGATCTACCCTTCCTAGGAGGAACATTGAGCCAAAAACTTCTCAAGTTAATCCATAAGGAAAACGTAAGTCCTTCTTCATATATATATCATTTTGAAAGATCGGATGGTCACGCATTCGACTTTGTAGGAGGGCAATACGTTATCCTAAACTCTGGCGACGATAGTGATGGCAAGGCTATCAAAAGAGCTTATTCTATTCTTTCTTCCGATTCGGAAACGGAATCTTTTCGGATCTGTGTGAAATGTTTAGGAACGGGAAAAGCGTCGAGTATTCTTCCTGCGTTAAAATTAGGAGATGAATTAGAATATTCTGGTCCTTGGGGAAAATTTGTAGGAGATCCAACATGGCCATCTCCCGGTTTCTCTCTCATTTTGGCAACGGATACCGGGATAACTTCTCTTGCGGGACTTCTCCTTTCCAAAAAATTCTCAGGAAGACTGGAAAGTACTACTGCAGTTTGGCTCAAAACAAAAGAGGAAGATTTTCTGAGTGAAAATGAATTAAA
This window encodes:
- a CDS encoding SDR family NAD(P)-dependent oxidoreductase produces the protein MSFTRYKDKKVFITGGSAGIGKGIAIQLAKAGASVIVSARGKSNLEKTVQELKAVGAPTAVFGFAVLDVSDKKALEKEAKKAIQTLGGLDLLICSSGFAKAGEASDLEDEVYRNLMDVNFFGHVNSALAFNDHFAKQKSGEIVFLASTLAFFSIYGYGAYSASKFAIVGFAQGFRQEMMLHGVKVKLFLPPTTDTPGLEKENTDKPELSKEIEMGSALNKVHAIDSVAKAILKWIPNKKFIGYTGWDSWLQYFLFRHFPEFSIKLTDSELKAAQSRLYKKKQKDRNAV
- a CDS encoding CbiX/SirB N-terminal domain-containing protein; translation: MKPEIAVLVLGHGSREENSNLEFVSLVEAYSLTRPDLKISHAYVELAKPDLETALKELCGEYSNIIIFPLFLYTSGHVKNDIPIVLDRIKFDFPTHSFKIASSLGIHSKMVSLLRKRAEEFLPLNVEQSSKTGVIIVNRGSSDPDANGDFYKTVRLFQEGNFFSFVLPSFIGITSPLLPDTLEMASKLRPERLLVVPYFLFGGKLIQKISSLVQNFSEKFPWIKTEVSSYLGPDPELFSVIDERIQDCISGKLSLPCDTCEYRTQLPGLSKKVGGLKALLWSIRHLETHNQAAPHLFPHRNLQKHIFVCENIDCASKGSSALVSRIRSILKVQGRQSDFKISRSSCMGRCGEGPVVVVYPDGVWYQKVSVEDAEDLVSEHLLQDRLVSRLVDNIMQ
- a CDS encoding CbtB domain-containing protein, translating into MRSISVSKDFSGARLWLRTSVLVLVGFLAFSTIYAVGLEPMVYLHDTFHDIRHSTGFPCH
- a CDS encoding FAD-dependent oxidoreductase; translated protein: MSQKLLKLIHKENVSPSSYIYHFERSDGHAFDFVGGQYVILNSGDDSDGKAIKRAYSILSSDSETESFRICVKCLGTGKASSILPALKLGDELEYSGPWGKFVGDPTWPSPGFSLILATDTGITSLAGLLLSKKFSGRLESTTAVWLKTKEEDFLSENELKNILSGVSNFPNIFQIPPISDPERVSSVLEILKSILGDCTVPENAFLSGDGNILREVRSELVRLGTLESRIGMEAFFNTHSPIVSLGKA
- a CDS encoding DUF3209 family protein, producing MACHEIAALRLGMMNVLGIKDESVIEHEKNEIGTEALSSPGPIQSLTNSNNFGDLIRFFEASLVELEQTISKLPSGDPKSGYYTSLLILTKKVELDLKNSAKAFQTLYMDLEEMHDFVHEIYPS
- a CDS encoding CbtA family protein, coding for MPLRSGFSDILRAGLFSGLVSGFVLGILVCIWNLPLILEAEKFESKSASENSNSGHTHAHSAHVEAHSHAKVKTSSSEDIEGDKLLQKRNLGTVIGSVLLGISFGVLVSLWMTFFPPNGFLQNPSQSKTIILSILFTIGGFLIFFGIPFLGLPPELPGRASSAYDYPERQAWWYICVGSSSVGVLASRLILSYLNIHNRLKWVFAIILFLFFVGLPFYLGAPKISENFAAPKELRIQFEYVTLLTNLLFWFLLSSLFFLFWKPRQVLGFK